The region CCTTTTTTAATAATTAGGTTTGTATGTTTTATAAATGGTTCTATGATGTAACAAGTAACAATTTTCGAGGTGAGTGAGAATCATTGTTTTTTTAATAATTAGGGTTAAATGTTTTATAAATGAGTATATGTTCTAACAAATAACAAATTTCGGAGCGAGTGAGAATTGAACCTAGAACGTGTTACGACAAGAGATAAGTCCTTATTACTTGAGCTATATCTCATTGCTCCCCGAGATTaactgaattttgtttcatttttttattaaaagGAGCATTATCCTATTTAAGTAAATTTTAACTATCTTTTCTATTTTATCTTTTATGTGATTGTATTACCGTAATAATCTCATGGAAATGAACTAGAAAGATGATCAAAACGTAGATCTATGGGGTGATAGTTTGTTAAATTTGACATAAGTAAACTAATAGTTTGAAGATTATATCCTTCAAAACATAGCCAAATGACCCAACGCCTCTTGGTGTAGCGGTATCTCCCTCTTTCCCTTTATGAGATTTCGAGGGTTCGAACCTTGACCTCGTAATTTGCTTCGAAATGTGTTACATCCGTATACTTTCGTTTCGTGTTTCGTGTATTTAAATATCTGTAATTGTCTATCGCAATAAATAATTATCATTATGTTTTGTATACATTTTCGACAATTTAGGTAAGTTTTGTATGTTAATTTGTGAATACATGTTAATGTTAACAAACATAGAAACATAAAATTTAAAGGACTGTTTCCCCGTTGAAGTAGATTTTAAATGTccttttgatttatttttatgtgattgTAAAACCGTAATAATCTCATGGAAACGAACTAGAAAATAGAAATATGATCAAATTGTAGATATTTGGGATAATAGTTCTTTATATTTGAGATAAATAAACTAATAGTTGTAAGATTATATCCTTTAAAACATACATAGCCTGATAATATGCTCCTGGAGACCACGCAACAGTTCATTCTTTATAGAAACATTGAAAGTGGTGGTCAACATTTGGTTCCTCGGTTTTTTATTTGGAGCATAGTTCTTGTTTGAGTGAGACTTAAAATACTGATGTAGAGGGGCCGCCATTCCAACTAGTTATAACTTGTATTACTAGTGTTTCTACGTGTCTCCCTCCCTCCTATATAATCTTCTGTTAGAAATTGGATGACAGTGTCCTAAGGATTAGCAATTTAGCATACTAAATAACAGATCTTCAGCTGAATCACAATCACCGCTTTAGTTAGGTTTGAGCTGTAACATGAAATTGTGGAAACAATTCTGTGTACAAAAAAAATCTAGAGATCGAAAACATATATACTATGCTCTTGGTATATCCTTTTTTAATCTATAGTTATTTATTTTTGGACTCTGGTATGAAATTAATCTGTTGTATCCGATAATTATATGCATTTGTTTATTGGTCACAAATATTGACTTTTTGGCATTCCTTTCCTACATGTATGAAGATCGAGTCAGTTGAGACATCTAGGTCTTTTTTCTTCCACTAACATTGCGAGTGAATGGTTGGCCAAAATGCTTGAAAGACTTCCTTTGTTGGAGGAACTTCACCTTGACTGCATTTTCCACTCTACGAAAGCTATTGAAATTGCAGCAAATTGTTGCCCGCAGCTGAAATCATTGAAATTGATCAACCCATTATATAGACGTCCAAAAATGGGGTGTGATGATGATGCTTTAGCTATTGCAGAACACATGACTGGACTACGCCATCTGGTGCTCTGTGGACCCAATAAGATGACAAGTGATGGCTTGCTGGCAGTTCTTGAGAATTGTCCTCATCTTGAATCTCTTGAAGTGTCGCATGGCGTTGCCGATGTAGGACCTGATCTAGTAAGAAGGCTATCTCGGCAGATTAAGGATCTGAAGCTCTCATATGACTCCATGGTAAACGGTGATGATTATGATTCGGAGTTTTCAGATGTTTTGAATGAGGATGTTCTTTGTGAACAATCTGATTTCTACCCTGATGACGAAACTGATGATTTGGATTCTTCGGATGAGGATGATTTTTCTGGACTATCTGATTCTGAGACTAGCACGGGCTCTCTTGACTACGATGAATATGGTCATAACGAGGATGATGGTAACAGAGATTCCGACTAAGTTATTTTTTAATGGTATGTGAAAGCTTGTTTTGACAAGGGGTTAGAGTTGGGACTTTTTTTAACTTTTAGTTGTTTAAGTGCATGCGTTCTACTGTTTTGAGTATATTGTTCTTTTCCAGGCCTCTTATTTTCGGTTTTGTAGCATCGCTTAGCATCTCTTGGCTTAAACAATTTCTGTCAGCTAAATGCAGGTGCTCGTGTTGCTGGAGGAAGTAGACCCGTATGGACTAATTTTGTTAGGCGATCAGCTAATCGTATATAGCTCAACATCCAGTGCAGCCCAGAATTGTCATGTGATGCAGAACCAAGTTGTTAATGGTACTTTGTCAAATGCCCGAACATGGGTATCTACTACTTGTTTTGCTTGTATCACTGCGACTATATATTTATCTCTAATATGCAGATGATAAATATGTTCGTACTTTCTTTTTAAGTGGACTTGCTTATAAAAGAATTATGTTAACATCTTAGTTTTCTTTGCAATTAGTTGATTAATATTGATCAAGGTATTTGGATATGGTTCAGTGACCGGTTCACGTGATCATTTCAGAAAAAAATCAATTATACATAAATTTTCTGTTGATTATCAGGGATTTGTGAAGCACTGCTCATTTAACTTGTATGAGCTAAACTTTGAACCAGATTTTTGCAGATTTttgctcataactcattttatTATTAGCTCATTTCTTTACATGATTTATTAATCAAATGGTGAAAAAATCGAATTTTAGTCGAAtcttaataaatttaaattttttgatcAAAACTCAGTCTATACATTGAATCTCAAAGTATTTCAACTTCTTTAAGTCTTCGAAGTCAGTCTTCAAAGTCGATCTCATTGACTTTTCTCTTCATTGAGTTTTTTCTTGAATCTGTTCACGGAAAACCGAACCTTTCCGAACTcaattaatttttatatattactaataataaaaattaaatatagcACATTCTCCGTACTAATTTATTGTCCAGTTTGATTTTAACAAGTAATTTAAAATATATTGACCATATAAATATAAATGGGGACGGGCAAACAATTTTTAGTTATATTGTTCATAGTCATGGACATGGACTCATAGTCCCCCAAATATTCACAATTGTTCCGTCTTCATATACAAGACTTCTAAAAACCACAAATGGCGTCCACATCAAATCCGCAACCACTGCCGGCGGACTGTAGCCGGAGCTATGCCGACCTCCCGGCGGAGCTGATATCGTCAATTCTTATGCGTTTAGGTGCAGTTGAGGTGTTGGCGAGTGCTCGAAAAGTGTGTAAAACATGGCGCCAAATCTGCTCCGACCCGGAAATGTGGCGGGTCATTAAAATCGAACATTCGGATTACGAAAAATCACCCCAATTATTGAAACATGTGGTTGTGAAAGCAGTGGATTTGAGTTGTGGTCAGTTAGTCCATCTTGATCTCCGGATGTTGAGGATGCCTCATAATCTGCTTTGTTATGTTTTTGATCGGTACGATTTCGTGTTTCGTAAATTTGGATTTCTGTTGAAAGAAATTGGTTATGTTTCGTGTGATGATTTTTTCGACAAATTAGCTAATATTGGGTTGTCATGTGTATAATTATGTTACTTAATTAGTTGAATTTTGTGTTGTATTTTGATTTTGAGTGTACATTTTTGTTTTGTTTATGTATCGGTTTTGTTAGGGTCCGTCTAGAATGAACTAGAAAGATGACCAAAACGTAGAACTATGAGATCCTTTAAATTTGGGATAAGTGAAATAATATTTGGAGGAATGTAATCCTTCTCAGTTACTCCGACTCTTCAA is a window of Apium graveolens cultivar Ventura chromosome 11, ASM990537v1, whole genome shotgun sequence DNA encoding:
- the LOC141695150 gene encoding putative F-box/LRR-repeat protein 9 isoform X1, which produces MVCPSNPLPPPAERSRNWLSLPAELTSSILIRLGAVEVLTSARKVCKTWRQICSDPEMWRVIKIQHLDYEKTPKILKHVVMKAVDLSCGQLFHLDLQIWGHPRNLLRYVFDRSSQLRHLGLFSSTNIASEWLAKMLERLPLLEELHLDCIFHSTKAIEIAANCCPQLKSLKLINPLYRRPKMGCDDDALAIAEHMTGLRHLVLCGPNKMTSDGLLAVLENCPHLESLEVSHGVADVGPDLVRRLSRQIKDLKLSYDSMVNGDDYDSEFSDVLNEDVLCEQSDFYPDDETDDLDSSDEDDFSGLSDSETSTGSLDYDEYGHNEDDGNRDSD
- the LOC141695150 gene encoding putative F-box/LRR-repeat protein 9 isoform X2, which gives rise to MIYFSSLVTLYFTLSFGNPTPLQKENQMVCPSNPLPPPAERSRNWLSLPAELTSSILIRLGAVEVLTSARKVCKTWRQICSDPEMWRVIKIQHLDYEKTPKILKHVVMKAVDLSCGQLFHLDLQIWGHPRNLLRYVFDRSSQLRHLGLFSSTNIASEWLAKMLERLPLLEELHLDCIFHSTKAIEIAANCCPQLKSLKLINPLYRRPKMGCDDDALAIAEHMTGLRHLVLCGPNKMTSDGLLAVLENCPHLESLEVSHGVADVGPDLVRRLSRQIKDLKLSYDSMVNGDDYDSEFSDVLNEDVLCEQSDFYPDDETDDLDSSDEDDFSGLSDSETSTGSLDYDEYGHNEDDGNRDSD